A single Streptococcus thermophilus DNA region contains:
- a CDS encoding aldo/keto reductase produces the protein METYTLSNGVAIPKIGFGTWQIPEGEVAYNSVSFALKVGYTHIDTAQIYGNEVSVGKAIADSDVAREDLFLTTKLWNDKHDYDLAKASIDESLERLGVDYLDLFLIHWPNPKALRENDAWKAGNAGAWKAMEEAYREGKIRAIGVSNFMQHHLEALFETAEIMPHVNQILLAPGCTQEDLVAYCRERDILLEAYSPLGTGSIFGNEDVEAVAERNGKSVAQVALRWSLQKGFLPLPKSVTPKNIEANLDIFDFNLSEEDMAVLDKIQGIKTQVDPDTVNF, from the coding sequence ATGGAAACATATACACTTTCAAATGGGGTTGCTATTCCTAAAATTGGTTTTGGGACTTGGCAGATTCCAGAAGGGGAAGTAGCCTACAATAGCGTTAGTTTCGCACTTAAGGTTGGTTACACACATATTGATACAGCACAAATCTACGGTAACGAGGTTTCTGTAGGTAAGGCGATTGCTGATAGTGATGTGGCGCGTGAGGATCTTTTCCTAACGACTAAACTCTGGAATGACAAGCACGATTACGATTTGGCTAAGGCCTCTATCGACGAATCTCTCGAAAGATTAGGTGTAGATTATTTGGATCTTTTTCTCATCCACTGGCCAAATCCAAAGGCACTTCGTGAGAATGATGCTTGGAAGGCTGGCAATGCAGGGGCTTGGAAGGCAATGGAAGAAGCCTACAGAGAAGGTAAGATACGTGCTATCGGTGTGTCTAACTTTATGCAACATCATCTAGAAGCTCTTTTTGAAACAGCTGAAATTATGCCACATGTCAATCAAATTCTCTTGGCTCCAGGTTGTACCCAAGAAGATTTGGTTGCCTATTGCCGAGAGCGTGACATTCTTCTTGAAGCATATAGCCCACTAGGTACTGGTAGTATTTTTGGGAATGAAGATGTTGAAGCAGTAGCTGAACGTAATGGAAAATCTGTTGCTCAAGTTGCCCTACGTTGGAGCCTTCAAAAAGGTTTCTTGCCACTACCTAAGTCAGTGACACCAAAAAATATTGAAGCCAACTTGGATATCTTTGACTTTAATTTGTCAGAGGAAGACATGGCAGTCTTGGATAAGATTCAAGGAATCAAAACTCAGGTTGATCCTGACACAGTTAATTTTTAA
- the galE gene encoding UDP-glucose 4-epimerase GalE yields MAILVLGGAGYIGSHMVDRLVEAGQEKVVVVDNLVTGHRAAVHPDAVFYEGDLADQDFMRKVFKENPDVDAVIHFAAYSLVAESMEKPLKYFDNNTSGMVKLLEVMNECGVKYIVFSSTAATYGIPEEIPILETTPQNPINPYGESKLMMETIMKWSDQAYGIKYVPLRYFNVAGAKPDGSIGEDHGPETHLLPIILQVAQGVREKIMIFGDDYNTSDGTNVRDYVHPFDLADAHLLAEEYLRKGNESTAFNLGSSTGFSNLQILEAARKVTGKEIPAEKAGRRPGDPDTLIASFEKARTVLGWKPQFDNIEKIIESAWAWHLSHPKGYDDRD; encoded by the coding sequence ATAGCAATCTTAGTTTTAGGTGGAGCTGGTTACATCGGTTCTCACATGGTGGACCGTTTGGTTGAAGCGGGCCAAGAAAAAGTTGTTGTCGTGGATAACTTGGTGACGGGTCACCGTGCGGCAGTCCATCCAGACGCTGTATTCTACGAGGGGGATTTAGCAGATCAAGATTTTATGCGTAAAGTCTTTAAGGAAAATCCTGATGTTGATGCGGTTATTCATTTTGCGGCTTACTCACTTGTGGCTGAGTCTATGGAAAAACCACTTAAATATTTTGACAATAACACCTCTGGTATGGTGAAGTTGCTTGAGGTCATGAACGAATGTGGTGTCAAATACATTGTCTTCTCATCAACAGCTGCGACTTATGGTATTCCTGAGGAAATTCCAATCCTTGAAACCACACCACAAAACCCAATCAATCCTTACGGTGAAAGTAAGCTTATGATGGAAACTATCATGAAGTGGTCAGACCAAGCCTACGGCATCAAGTATGTTCCTCTTCGTTACTTTAATGTGGCGGGTGCCAAACCTGATGGTTCGATTGGTGAGGATCATGGTCCTGAAACCCACCTCTTGCCAATTATTCTCCAAGTGGCTCAAGGTGTTCGTGAGAAAATCATGATTTTTGGAGATGACTACAATACTTCAGATGGTACCAATGTTCGTGACTATGTACATCCATTCGACTTAGCGGATGCCCACCTCTTAGCAGAGGAGTATCTCCGTAAGGGCAATGAGTCAACAGCCTTCAACTTAGGCTCTTCAACAGGATTCTCAAATCTTCAAATCCTTGAAGCAGCTCGTAAGGTTACTGGTAAAGAAATTCCAGCTGAGAAAGCAGGTCGTCGTCCTGGTGATCCAGATACATTGATTGCATCCTTTGAAAAGGCTCGTACAGTCCTAGGTTGGAAACCACAATTTGACAATATCGAAAAAATCATCGAAAGTGCCTGGGCATGGCATTTAAGCCATCCAAAAGGTTATGACGATAGAGATTAA
- a CDS encoding DUF1846 domain-containing protein: MKKQAFSSEQYLNLQRDHILERINQFDGKLYLEFGGKMLEDFHAARVLPGYEPDNKIKLLQEFKDQVEVVIAINASNIEHSKARGDLGISYDQEVLRLIDKFNELNIYVGSVVITQYSGQPAADAFHNQLEKNGITSYIHYPIKGYPTDINHIISPEGMGRNDYIKTSRNLIVVTAPGPGSGKLATCLSNMYHDQINGIKSGYAKFETFPVWNLPLHHPVNLAYEAATADLDDVNMIDPFHLETYGKTTVNYNRDIEIFPVLKRMLERILGESPYASPTDMGVNMVGFAITDDEAAKEASKQEIIRRYYQTVLDFKNERVPETAVKKIELLMNDLGITPEDRQVVVAARAKAEETGGSALALELPNGQIITGKNSELFGPTAAALINAIKTSAGIDKDTKLIEPEVVKPIQGLKIDHLGSRNPRLHSNEILIALAITAANNVDAARAMEELDNLKGSEAHSTIILTDEDKNVLRKLGINVTFDPYYQYDKLYRK, encoded by the coding sequence ATGAAGAAACAAGCTTTTAGTTCTGAACAGTATTTGAATCTACAACGCGACCATATTTTAGAGCGTATTAACCAGTTTGACGGTAAGCTCTACTTGGAGTTTGGTGGAAAGATGTTGGAAGATTTCCACGCTGCCCGTGTCCTTCCTGGTTATGAGCCTGACAATAAAATCAAGCTCCTTCAAGAGTTCAAAGATCAGGTTGAAGTGGTCATTGCCATTAATGCTAGCAATATCGAGCACTCTAAGGCTCGTGGTGACCTTGGTATTTCTTACGACCAAGAGGTCCTTCGTCTGATTGATAAATTCAACGAGCTCAATATCTATGTAGGTTCTGTTGTTATTACGCAGTATTCAGGTCAACCTGCGGCTGACGCCTTCCATAACCAACTGGAAAAAAATGGCATCACGTCTTACATCCACTACCCTATCAAGGGCTATCCAACGGATATAAACCATATCATTTCTCCTGAAGGTATGGGAAGAAACGACTATATCAAGACTAGCCGTAACCTGATTGTCGTTACCGCACCTGGTCCTGGTTCTGGTAAATTAGCAACATGTTTGTCTAACATGTACCACGACCAAATCAATGGTATCAAATCAGGTTATGCTAAATTTGAAACATTCCCAGTTTGGAATTTGCCGCTTCATCACCCAGTTAACTTGGCCTATGAAGCTGCCACTGCCGACCTTGATGATGTCAATATGATTGACCCATTCCACTTGGAAACTTATGGCAAAACTACGGTAAACTACAACCGTGACATCGAGATTTTCCCAGTCCTCAAACGTATGCTTGAGCGCATCCTTGGTGAGTCACCTTACGCTTCACCTACGGATATGGGTGTTAACATGGTTGGTTTTGCCATTACGGATGATGAGGCAGCTAAAGAAGCCTCTAAACAAGAAATCATCCGTCGCTACTATCAAACCGTTCTTGATTTCAAAAATGAACGTGTGCCTGAGACTGCTGTCAAGAAGATTGAGTTGCTCATGAATGATCTTGGTATTACTCCTGAAGATCGCCAAGTGGTCGTTGCAGCACGCGCTAAGGCTGAAGAAACAGGTGGTTCTGCTCTTGCCCTCGAATTACCAAATGGTCAAATCATAACTGGTAAAAATTCTGAACTCTTTGGTCCAACTGCAGCTGCTTTGATTAATGCTATCAAGACTTCTGCAGGTATTGATAAGGATACTAAACTTATCGAGCCTGAAGTGGTTAAACCTATCCAAGGTCTGAAAATTGACCATCTGGGTAGCCGTAATCCTCGTCTACATTCCAACGAAATCCTCATTGCCTTGGCTATTACAGCTGCCAACAATGTGGATGCGGCACGTGCCATGGAGGAACTTGATAACCTTAAGGGGTCTGAAGCTCACTCAACTATAATCCTTACTGATGAAGATAAAAATGTTCTTCGTAAGCTTGGTATCAATGTCACATTCGATCCTTACTATCAATACGACAAATTGTACCGTAAGTGA
- a CDS encoding Y-family DNA polymerase, with product MGYFDYTREPRSDIAFIDMKSFYASVECVERGLHPLKTSLCVMSRADNSAGLILASSPIFKKVFGKSNVGRAYDLPFDVQTRKFSYYNAKKQGLRTDPEYVRFIEDWAKVTFIVPPRMDEYIAVNMEIQGIFQNYGSPNDIYPYSIDEGFIDLSSSLNYFVPDKQLSRKQKLDLISSRIQRDIWRQTGIYSTVGMSNANPLLAKLALDNEAKKTPTMRANWSYEDVEQKVWAIPNMTDFWGIGKRMEKRFNTLGIHSIKDLANANPDILKKELGVAGLRLWFHANGIDESNVHKSYKPKSKGLGNSQVLPRDYFRQRDIEIVLREMAEQVAIRLRRIGKKATVVSIHLGYSKQENKRSINTQMKIEPTNNTNKLTNYVLKLFHNKYTSGAIRSVAVNYSGFVDESFDLISLFDDVEQIEKEERLQTAIDSIRDQFGFTSLLKANALDGASRSIARSSLIGGHSAGGLDGLK from the coding sequence ATGGGATATTTTGATTACACTAGGGAACCTCGCAGTGATATTGCCTTTATTGATATGAAGTCTTTCTATGCTAGCGTAGAATGTGTTGAGAGAGGGCTACATCCTCTAAAGACTTCTCTATGTGTTATGAGTAGAGCTGATAACTCTGCAGGTCTTATCCTAGCTTCTTCACCGATATTTAAGAAAGTATTTGGGAAATCAAACGTAGGAAGAGCATACGACCTCCCTTTTGATGTTCAAACAAGAAAGTTCTCGTACTACAATGCCAAGAAACAAGGACTGAGAACAGATCCAGAATACGTGCGATTCATTGAAGACTGGGCAAAAGTGACTTTCATCGTTCCTCCCAGAATGGACGAGTATATCGCAGTTAATATGGAAATCCAAGGCATTTTTCAAAACTATGGTAGCCCAAATGATATTTACCCTTATTCTATAGATGAAGGTTTTATTGACCTATCTAGTTCTCTTAATTACTTCGTTCCAGATAAGCAGTTGTCTCGAAAGCAAAAACTCGACCTTATTTCATCAAGGATCCAAAGAGACATCTGGAGACAAACTGGTATCTATTCAACCGTTGGTATGTCCAACGCTAACCCTTTACTAGCTAAACTTGCCCTTGATAATGAAGCAAAGAAAACTCCAACCATGAGGGCTAATTGGTCCTATGAGGATGTAGAGCAGAAAGTATGGGCTATTCCAAACATGACGGATTTCTGGGGTATCGGTAAAAGAATGGAGAAACGCTTCAACACATTAGGTATCCATTCAATCAAAGACTTGGCAAATGCTAACCCAGATATCTTGAAGAAAGAACTAGGAGTAGCTGGCCTTCGTTTATGGTTTCATGCTAATGGTATTGATGAAAGTAACGTTCATAAATCCTATAAACCCAAATCAAAAGGTCTAGGCAACTCCCAGGTTCTCCCTAGAGACTATTTTAGACAACGTGATATTGAGATTGTCCTTAGAGAGATGGCCGAGCAAGTTGCTATCCGACTGAGAAGGATAGGCAAAAAAGCGACTGTTGTTTCTATACACCTTGGCTACTCTAAGCAAGAAAACAAACGTTCTATCAATACTCAAATGAAAATTGAACCAACGAATAACACTAACAAGCTGACAAACTATGTGTTGAAGTTATTCCATAATAAATACACTTCAGGAGCAATCCGAAGTGTAGCGGTTAATTATTCTGGTTTTGTAGATGAATCTTTTGATTTAATCTCACTGTTCGATGATGTCGAACAAATTGAAAAAGAAGAAAGGCTCCAGACAGCAATAGATTCTATCAGAGACCAATTTGGCTTTACCTCTCTACTAAAAGCTAATGCACTTGACGGTGCATCGAGAAGTATTGCCAGAAGTAGTCTTATAGGAGGACATTCTGCTGGAGGATTGGATGGTTTAAAATGA
- a CDS encoding type I restriction endonuclease subunit R, EcoR124 family, with amino-acid sequence MSNTPKNASEKAFQENFVKELTKFRWQAPDKLNGNIHKVTVQDLINNWRDELNRINADILEGVALTDNEFQQVMAKVKQISNSYEAAKILSMEGSTGKIDGIYRDSHPDVTRRQITLTILRKAQVSGGDSNYQIAREVQTDYNNRFDIVLLINGLPLINIEQKRTDKTLDEAFGQFKRYYRDGEYTNNFMAFSQMMVVTSEIETRYFATPKTLNDFNPAFVFHWSLVRKSQVDGKFLGHRILTDYREVIEHFLKIPMAHQMVGDYLIINEDKFEENRRHMLMRPYQVHALQAIEKAVFGSPNDSIPHGGFVWHTTGSGKTITSFKTAQVLATRTEYDKVVFLLDRRDLDDQTSEAFKAYSVYESVNVDDTKSTYQLRRQLMSAKSGIVVTTTFKLYNLVESLVKGQDDSLKEKKIIFIIDEAHRTTMGGMMAKIKEYFFQNGLFFGFTGTPLFDENKAKGKVNERSELINTTEKLFGPLLHQYTIDEAIADGNVLGFHVDYINTGEFRNYDELREQLIETLSEQHPEKGEKAIAREVYQWDDLEVESKAAEEGILIYQDETHIPRVVEEVLDGWQEQSQNGEFNAILTAAYKERVIAYYHEFKKQIAEKFKDGEAKPNVAMTFSFGNENDPDNIAQEVVDEMFEDYASFTGISFVPGNKTHGEAAYFEDVTDRMKRGGSGRNPKNIDILIVADQLLTGYDSKRINTLYVDRRLELQGLIQAYSRTNRVFGSSKEFGTIINFQYPRMTQELVRAALELYGSGGNNSKVIVAKYEDAVDELNKRMVNLIQELSDPTRWIDLRDDEDGKKRFKAAFEEAAKQLNVVKQYYEFVWDNKRFGLDEHKWLQYIGAYRNLFPRGGDGPEEEVIRELQGRTKLQGFQVIDAQSILELIGNKTTTEGGYIVINDNNLVLIQEQIQELSNLGEHEKAESLKRFVNEELRGGHIPATSNFDEAFQDWQDKQQFKEVKAFASEWGIDADLLSKSLKEYSLIKPEEIPFRDDISKTLDPDKATNTFAGNKLMLNMKLGPVLQKWMREIKQKYK; translated from the coding sequence ATGAGTAATACACCCAAAAATGCTTCAGAAAAGGCATTTCAGGAAAATTTCGTAAAAGAATTAACGAAGTTTAGGTGGCAAGCTCCCGATAAACTTAATGGTAATATACATAAAGTAACTGTTCAAGACCTTATTAATAACTGGCGTGATGAACTAAATCGTATCAATGCGGACATCTTAGAGGGTGTTGCCTTGACGGATAATGAGTTCCAGCAGGTTATGGCGAAGGTCAAACAGATATCAAATAGTTATGAAGCCGCAAAGATCCTATCAATGGAAGGTTCAACGGGTAAAATCGACGGTATCTATCGTGACAGTCACCCAGATGTTACTAGACGACAAATCACCCTAACGATTCTGAGAAAGGCTCAAGTTAGTGGTGGAGACTCTAATTATCAAATTGCGCGTGAAGTACAGACTGACTATAATAACCGATTTGATATTGTCCTATTAATTAATGGACTGCCATTAATTAATATTGAGCAAAAACGTACGGATAAAACATTAGACGAAGCCTTTGGACAATTTAAGCGTTATTATCGTGATGGTGAATATACCAATAACTTCATGGCATTTTCACAAATGATGGTTGTGACAAGTGAGATTGAAACACGTTACTTTGCGACACCTAAAACACTCAACGATTTCAACCCTGCTTTTGTATTCCACTGGTCGCTTGTGAGAAAAAGTCAAGTTGATGGTAAGTTCTTGGGTCATCGTATTCTGACTGATTATCGAGAGGTCATTGAACATTTCTTAAAGATTCCTATGGCCCATCAAATGGTTGGGGATTATTTGATAATAAATGAAGATAAATTTGAAGAAAATCGCCGTCATATGTTGATGCGACCTTATCAAGTCCACGCGTTACAAGCCATTGAAAAGGCCGTTTTTGGCTCGCCAAATGATAGTATACCGCACGGTGGTTTTGTCTGGCATACAACTGGTTCAGGAAAAACCATCACAAGTTTTAAGACAGCTCAGGTTTTAGCCACTCGAACGGAGTATGATAAGGTAGTCTTCTTATTAGATAGACGTGATCTTGACGACCAAACTTCAGAAGCTTTTAAGGCTTATTCTGTTTATGAATCGGTAAATGTGGATGATACAAAAAGCACCTATCAACTTAGAAGACAATTGATGTCTGCTAAGAGTGGGATTGTTGTTACAACAACCTTTAAACTATATAACCTCGTTGAAAGTCTTGTTAAAGGACAGGATGATAGCCTAAAAGAGAAGAAAATAATCTTTATTATTGATGAGGCCCATCGGACAACTATGGGTGGTATGATGGCTAAAATTAAAGAGTATTTCTTTCAAAATGGTTTGTTCTTTGGTTTTACCGGGACACCCTTGTTTGATGAAAATAAGGCTAAAGGTAAAGTCAATGAACGTAGCGAGCTCATTAATACGACTGAAAAGCTCTTTGGCCCCTTGCTCCATCAATACACTATCGATGAAGCGATTGCGGACGGTAATGTCTTAGGTTTTCATGTTGATTACATCAATACAGGCGAGTTTAGAAATTATGATGAACTCCGTGAGCAACTGATTGAGACCTTATCTGAGCAACACCCAGAAAAAGGTGAGAAAGCCATCGCACGAGAGGTCTATCAGTGGGATGATTTGGAGGTTGAAAGCAAGGCTGCAGAAGAAGGTATCTTAATCTACCAAGATGAGACTCATATTCCACGAGTAGTTGAAGAAGTGCTAGATGGTTGGCAGGAACAGTCTCAAAACGGAGAGTTTAATGCAATCCTCACGGCTGCATATAAAGAGCGTGTAATTGCTTATTACCATGAATTTAAGAAACAAATTGCTGAGAAATTTAAAGATGGTGAAGCTAAACCCAATGTCGCCATGACGTTTAGCTTTGGAAACGAGAATGATCCAGATAATATTGCTCAAGAAGTCGTTGATGAGATGTTTGAAGATTATGCTAGTTTTACTGGTATTTCCTTTGTTCCTGGTAATAAGACTCATGGTGAAGCAGCCTACTTTGAAGATGTAACAGACCGTATGAAACGTGGGGGCAGTGGTAGAAACCCTAAGAATATCGATATTCTTATTGTTGCTGACCAATTACTAACAGGTTATGACTCAAAACGTATTAACACCCTTTATGTTGATAGACGTCTTGAACTTCAAGGCTTGATTCAGGCTTATTCTAGAACAAATCGTGTTTTTGGTTCTTCTAAAGAATTCGGAACGATTATTAATTTCCAATATCCAAGAATGACACAAGAGCTTGTTAGGGCTGCCCTTGAACTTTATGGTAGCGGGGGTAATAATAGTAAAGTTATCGTTGCTAAGTATGAGGATGCTGTCGATGAACTGAATAAGCGAATGGTTAATCTCATCCAAGAACTTTCAGACCCAACACGATGGATAGACCTACGTGACGATGAAGACGGCAAAAAACGATTTAAAGCAGCATTCGAAGAAGCTGCTAAACAGTTAAATGTTGTTAAACAATATTATGAATTTGTCTGGGATAATAAGCGTTTTGGCCTTGATGAGCATAAGTGGCTTCAGTATATAGGTGCTTATAGAAACCTTTTCCCTAGAGGTGGAGATGGACCAGAAGAGGAAGTCATTAGAGAATTACAAGGGAGAACTAAACTTCAAGGATTTCAAGTCATTGATGCTCAGAGCATCCTAGAGTTAATTGGAAATAAGACGACAACAGAAGGTGGTTATATTGTAATCAATGATAATAATTTGGTCTTAATTCAAGAGCAAATCCAAGAGTTGAGTAACCTTGGGGAACATGAAAAGGCTGAGTCTTTGAAACGTTTTGTTAATGAAGAATTACGAGGTGGTCACATTCCGGCTACTAGCAATTTTGATGAAGCCTTTCAGGATTGGCAGGACAAACAACAATTCAAAGAAGTTAAAGCATTTGCGTCCGAGTGGGGGATTGATGCTGATTTACTTAGTAAGTCGCTTAAAGAGTACAGTCTTATCAAGCCAGAAGAGATTCCATTTCGTGATGATATCTCTAAAACATTGGATCCTGATAAAGCTACCAATACCTTTGCAGGCAATAAGTTGATGCTTAATATGAAATTAGGTCCTGTTCTTCAAAAATGGATGCGTGAAATCAAACAGAAATATAAGTAA
- a CDS encoding restriction endonuclease subunit S: MTNSKHLPKRRFKEFELDGEWEETKLRELFQYIGNAFVGTATPYYVESGHFYLESNNIKDGQINYNTEVFINDEFYQKQKNKWLQTGDMVMVQSGHVGHAAVIPENLNNSAAHALIMFRNPSENLESHFLNYQYQTTKAKEKIKTITTGNTIQHILASDMKEYKVYISNIKEQLKIGKFFQTIDSLITLHQHKLDKLKNLKKAYLSEMFPAEGERVPKRRFPGFEGEWEQDLLGNIVDFSIKTNSFSRENLTHKSYEVKNIHYGDILVKFQSVLDLKQDNLPSIINSSVLDFRHSLLQDGDVIFADAAEDSTVGKVIEIRNIMSNNVVSGLHTIAARPRQLFAPYYLGYYLNSDTYHNQILPLMQGTKVSSISKSNLQVTEIRFPKIDEQKQIGNFFKKLDQSISLQQQKLDKLNDLKKAYLNELFV; the protein is encoded by the coding sequence ATGACGAATAGTAAACATCTACCCAAAAGACGGTTTAAAGAGTTTGAATTAGATGGTGAGTGGGAAGAGACAAAGTTAAGAGAACTATTTCAATATATAGGGAATGCATTTGTTGGAACAGCTACACCGTATTATGTTGAAAGTGGTCATTTTTATCTGGAATCAAATAATATTAAAGATGGGCAAATAAATTACAATACAGAAGTTTTTATAAATGATGAGTTTTATCAAAAACAAAAGAATAAATGGTTGCAAACTGGTGATATGGTGATGGTGCAATCAGGTCATGTTGGACATGCTGCTGTAATTCCTGAAAATCTTAACAATTCTGCAGCTCATGCTTTAATAATGTTTAGAAATCCTTCTGAAAATCTTGAATCACATTTTTTAAATTATCAGTATCAAACTACAAAAGCGAAGGAAAAAATCAAGACGATTACAACCGGTAATACGATACAACATATTCTCGCTTCAGACATGAAGGAATATAAAGTTTACATTTCGAATATTAAAGAGCAGTTGAAAATTGGAAAATTTTTCCAAACAATCGACTCTCTCATCACCCTCCATCAGCATAAACTTGATAAACTCAAAAATCTAAAAAAAGCCTATCTCTCAGAAATGTTTCCAGCTGAAGGTGAGCGCGTGCCGAAACGTCGTTTTCCTGGTTTTGAAGGTGAGTGGGAGCAAGACCTCTTAGGAAATATAGTTGATTTCTCTATAAAAACGAATTCTTTTTCACGAGAAAATCTAACGCACAAATCTTACGAAGTTAAAAATATACATTATGGTGATATTCTAGTAAAGTTTCAAAGTGTTTTAGATCTAAAACAAGATAACTTGCCGTCAATAATTAATTCTAGTGTGTTAGATTTTAGACATTCTCTTCTTCAGGATGGTGATGTAATTTTTGCAGACGCTGCAGAAGATTCAACCGTTGGAAAGGTAATAGAAATTAGAAATATTATGAGTAATAATGTGGTGTCTGGCTTACATACAATTGCTGCCAGACCGAGACAGTTATTTGCTCCATATTATTTAGGCTATTACTTAAATTCTGATACTTATCACAATCAAATATTGCCTTTAATGCAAGGAACAAAAGTTAGCTCTATCAGTAAGTCTAATTTACAAGTAACTGAAATTAGATTTCCGAAAATTGATGAACAAAAACAAATTGGAAATTTTTTTAAAAAGTTAGATCAATCAATCTCTCTCCAACAACAAAAACTAGACAAACTAAACGATTTGAAAAAAGCTTATTTGAATGAACTATTCGTGTAA